In Bifidobacterium scardovii JCM 12489 = DSM 13734, the genomic stretch GACCCCGACTGGGGCCTGTGACCGAAGTTCTCACAAATGGCGGAATAACGCCATTCCAAAGAGTCTATGCCGCTTCCCCTACATTGTCTGCCCACATTTTGCCCACATTTTCGCGCAACAGCAACTCTCCCTATCGACTCGCTGAGCGCATCCAAATCATCATCAAAGAGATCCGCGTACACATCCAACGTCATGGCGGCCGATGCGTGGCCGAGTTGGCACTGCACCGTCTTCACGTTCGCTCCGGCGTGGATCATGATGCTGTCCGCAGTGTGACATAGGTCGTGGATTGTGACGAACGGGGCACCGGCACGGCGTTCCGCGAACCACAACCACCCCCCGTTCTTGCGTGATGGACTTTCACCGTTGACCATGTAGGTACGATACCCGTCGTCGTATGGGCGCGTGAACAGCAGATCGTCATCGGTCTCACCTTCGCGCTGTTCGCGCATTGCGTCGTCCAGCACGGCCGAAAACATGATCGATCTTGGCGTAGCTGGCTTTTGCCCTGATTTTTACTCATGTGTACGGGTTTTCCGGTTTTAACGTGTTTTAACCGGTTTTGATGTGTTTTAATGGGATTTGACAAGGGACAAGACAATACGTAAGCTGCCTGTTTACGCCAAAATCGGAAAGGAGGCAGCCATGACCATGATGGATACCGCTGTAAAGCCAATCCCGGCTTACGCGCCGCCCGAGGACGGCAAGCCACGCAACGCCGTGGACGAGAAATGGATGCGACTGCACCGCGCGCTGATGAACCGTCCGGCGCGACTCGCGAAGAAGGCGCAGAATATTGAGAATAGCGATCGTCACTAGTCGTCTGTGCGACTCCGACGATCAGCTCGCATTGCGCCGTTTCGTCTGCTGCGAGCCGAACGGCCCGGAATACGCGATGGACGTGCAACGCTATATCCGAGGACTCCGCATCAAGGACGAGCCGGGGATGTATCGTATGGTTCTCCAGTACGGGGAGACCCCAAACGCGTCCGTCATCGGTTTCTGTGAATTCGGTTACGATCCCACCGCTCCGGAGTCTAATGGTTACGCAATATCATTCATCGCCACCGCGTTGAGCGAACGCGGCAGGCATCTCGGCGCGATACTGCTGGACTGCGTGCTCCGGTGGATGGCGAACGACGCCGCCAGACACGATCGCACTCCTTACGTGTTTACCCAGATAGATCCCCGGAACGAGGCCAGCATCCATCTTTTCTCCGACGCGGGCTTCGAGAACGAAGGGCGGGACGAGAACGATCCCGAATTCGACATCTGGTCGAAGGAATTCGAACCGTTCTCCACGGACAGGCTCTACTTCTACTCCCCCGTCATGATCGACGAGGACGATAAGAACTGACATTTTTGGGTGTGGCTTCGCCCGTATAATGATGGGCGAAGCATCTTCCTTTCGATTCCGGCTCTCGAGGTGGCTGCTTTATCAATGCCTTGAACGTGTTGGTGGCACATTCAAAGGTTTGGATCCTGTCCGGGGTCGGTGGCCCCGGACAGGACTATCGTTATTTGTCGTTGGAGAATATGCCGTAGGTGTCGCAGGTCGCTATACCGTTCGCGCCGCTAGCCTTGTTGCTGCTCTTTTCCTTTCCGTCGATTTTGACGCTGCATGACACCTCTTGCGACGAATCTCCCATGATGTCTCCGCTCACGGTGACCGTGTACCCCTTTTTGGCATCTTCTCCTGTCAGGGTCTTGGTCCATGTTTTGTCGAATTCCTCGTTGTTGCTGCTTCCGCCAGTACTCCACATAACGCTGCCCTTGCCGGTCGCGGTTACGGACAGTTCCACGGTTTCGGCGTCGGCGTTGACATTGCCCTTGGCTATGTCGTCCAACGCCTTGGATGCGGCGTATTGCATGCCCAGGGTGATGACGATCGCGAGGATGGACAGTATGGTGCCGACTATCGCGAGCACGCGACCGCCCCTGACGGAGTTGCGTCCGGTTTTGACGATGCCGATGATGCCGAGCACGAGACCGATGATGCCGAGAATGAATGCGGCATTGTTGATAATCGGCACGAAACTCAACACGATCCCGATGATGCCGAGCACGAGCGAGGCTATGGCCAGGCCACTGGTGCCCTGACGAGCGGTCGCGCGCCGGGCGGACGCCGGAGCATTCCTCGCCCGATCATATGCGTCAGGCGCGGACCCGTTGGACGCCACCGGCTGGGCAACCGGCTGTGCCGGCATGCTGGCACGCACCGTATCCACGATATTCGACACCAATTGCATCACGCCGGTCTCCTGCTCGGCGGTGAACAGGACCGAATACGGGTTGGCGCTCGCCGTGGTAACGTCCCGGCAGATACCGGTCAACGATCCGTCCGACTGGGCTACGTTGAAGCTCACGAAACCGTACGTGGTCCCTGTTTTGTCGACCTGCTGCGCGGTCACGCCTTTGACGGCGCCGACCGGGAACGACACGGATCCGCCGAATGCGGCCTTGTCGGGCCCCGACCTGTCGATGCGCACCATCACGCCATCGAACTCCAAGTTCCCCGAAAACCCTGAAACCTTCATTTCCTCATCCTCCATGTATTCTCGCGCCGGCTCATAGGCCGGATCGCGTTATGACGGTTTGGGAACGCCGCACCCTCTCAGACCGGAAAAGTATCGGCGACTGCGATGTCCGCCGGTTCCCATTCTTGCGCCCCCTTTGCCGTTTCACAAGCATGAGCGTAATCGCATGATGACGCGCCGATAAACGGGGCCGATGAGGTTTCCCCGCGATTGCCCGGCTTAACAGCAGGCGGCGCTCGGCAACGTCGCCAAGGCGCGAGGCATGACCCAGATCGCCAAGGATGCCGGCGTGGGCCGCGAAAGCCTGTACAAAAGCTGAATCGAGCCGATTCGCATGTGCTTCCCCCCGTCGGCTATGCCGACAGCTCCCCTCCGAGAGGGGAGCCCGAACTAATGGGCGGAGGAACTAGCGCACGATGGCGGCGTTCTGGCTCGACCAGATGCGTTCGGTGGTCTCCTCCAGCGAGGTGGGCGCGAGGGATGCGAGACCGGCCAGATGCGCGTCATCGACCTGCGCGTTCGTCAGGCGGGCGCCCCACACGATCTGGCCACCGGCCACATCGAGGCGGAAGGTCACCGCGTCATCGCCGATGTCGGAGACGTCCACGGACCGGGCCGCGTTCGCCGACAGATCGAGCTTGGCGTCGCCGACGCGCTTGCCGGATCCGTCGTATCCGATCAGGGTGCCGTCGGCGTCGGTGGTGCCGGCATTCACGACGGTGAGCGTGGCGTCCATATGGTCGGGCACGGTCAGCGCCGAGACCGCGGACGGACGCTCGGCGCGCACCAGCGCGAAATCCGCCTGCCCGTCGTCGCCGGAACGGCCGACCTCGGCGGTCAGCCGGATGCTGTCCTGCGCGGTCGAGGCCACGGCCAGGGCGCCGGCCGGGGCCTTGCCCATATCGATGACCGTGACCTTGCCTCCGGTCAGGTCATGCGCGGCGGACTGGACCAGTCCCTTGTCCGTCACCCACGACAGGGTCGTCGTGGTGTCGCGTTCGGCGAAGGCGATCACCCGCACATCGTCGCCCCTGCGCACGGACGGCATGACCGCGGTGGCATCGGGTTCGACCGCCGGCGCCATGACCTCCGAGCCCTTGGAGGTGAGCCCGTCGGCGGCGACCGTGCGGATCACCGCGGCGACCGGGGTGCGTTCGCTGGACACGGTCACGTACAGCCCGTCCTGATTGGGGGCGGCGGCCGACAGATCCACCGTGGTCTCGCCGTGCGCCTCGACGGTGACGGTCTCCCCCGTCGACAGGGTCAGCGCGCCGGTGCCCGAGGTGCCCCACGCCCGTACGCCCAGCGAGGTGGCCTTGGAGGACGGGTTGGCGATGACGAGCTGCTGCGTGGTGCCGGTGGCCGTGCCGCCGACCACGAAGGCGTGCGTCAGGGCCGGCGTGACGCAGGATACGGCGGACACGCCCTTGAGATCGCCCTCCGTCGCCCAGGAGGCCATGGACGCCACGGCCCCCGTGCCGCTTTTGGATTCGAGCATGCGGGTCTGCAGCAGGGTCGAACCGCCGTCGACGTTGCCGGAGGCGCTCATGATCGACGAGACGTCGGCCGCGTCCGCGGACTGCAGCGCGGTTGCGCCGTCCATGGACGCGGTGGTGCCGATGACGGAGCGGAATACCGATCCGA encodes the following:
- a CDS encoding GNAT family N-acetyltransferase; the protein is MDVQRYIRGLRIKDEPGMYRMVLQYGETPNASVIGFCEFGYDPTAPESNGYAISFIATALSERGRHLGAILLDCVLRWMANDAARHDRTPYVFTQIDPRNEASIHLFSDAGFENEGRDENDPEFDIWSKEFEPFSTDRLYFYSPVMIDEDDKN
- a CDS encoding DUF4190 domain-containing protein — its product is MKVSGFSGNLEFDGVMVRIDRSGPDKAAFGGSVSFPVGAVKGVTAQQVDKTGTTYGFVSFNVAQSDGSLTGICRDVTTASANPYSVLFTAEQETGVMQLVSNIVDTVRASMPAQPVAQPVASNGSAPDAYDRARNAPASARRATARQGTSGLAIASLVLGIIGIVLSFVPIINNAAFILGIIGLVLGIIGIVKTGRNSVRGGRVLAIVGTILSILAIVITLGMQYAASKALDDIAKGNVNADAETVELSVTATGKGSVMWSTGGSSNNEEFDKTWTKTLTGEDAKKGYTVTVSGDIMGDSSQEVSCSVKIDGKEKSSNKASGANGIATCDTYGIFSNDK
- a CDS encoding DUF5719 family protein — its product is MSAQASRRHARRTGVRIVLGVLTMLVIIAMFVALLIVRPLPSLVDASAKGEASSEHTVSQLQTESYCPARMSLADTGSYGDSEFQASAGDIASSARYAAFGSVFRSVIGTTASMDGATALQSADAADVSSIMSASGNVDGGSTLLQTRMLESKSGTGAVASMASWATEGDLKGVSAVSCVTPALTHAFVVGGTATGTTQQLVIANPSSKATSLGVRAWGTSGTGALTLSTGETVTVEAHGETTVDLSAAAPNQDGLYVTVSSERTPVAAVIRTVAADGLTSKGSEVMAPAVEPDATAVMPSVRRGDDVRVIAFAERDTTTTLSWVTDKGLVQSAAHDLTGGKVTVIDMGKAPAGALAVASTAQDSIRLTAEVGRSGDDGQADFALVRAERPSAVSALTVPDHMDATLTVVNAGTTDADGTLIGYDGSGKRVGDAKLDLSANAARSVDVSDIGDDAVTFRLDVAGGQIVWGARLTNAQVDDAHLAGLASLAPTSLEETTERIWSSQNAAIVR